The sequence TGGAGCCTTACCGTTTGCAATTATTATGCATTTTTTCATTTTTTGCCTTAAAATAGCCCTTAATTTACTATAAACCCAGCTGTAATCCTACTATAAAGTTGCGTTCTGCAGCCGGGAAGAACTCTCCCCCTATGGCGTAAGAAGCGTAAAGCGTGTCGAAGATGTTGTTCAGCCTGGCCGAAACTTTTAGTGTGTTCGACGCCTCGGGCATTTTTACCTCGTAGCTCATAAAAAGATCGGCCGCAAAATAGGCCTCAACCACGTTATCGCTGTATGAGTTGAAGCCCGGATAGGCCGCAAGATACGACCCCAGGTTTTTATCGTAATTGTCAGAATAATACTTCCCGACATATCTTCCCGTTATTACAGAAGTCAGGCCTCCCAAGGTCAGCTTAAGGGATCCGTTTAGAAGCACGTCCGGAAATCCGCTGATCCTGTTCCCGTCCAGTTTAAGTGAGGCCACAGTCTCTTCACCCGTTGCGGGATCGGTATATGTTATAAATGTCTTACCGCTCGAGATATGATTTTTACTGTACGTCCCGGTCAGTGCAAATTCAAGGTTTCCGTTTAGTTTTACTACTCCGTTTAACTCAACTCCTGAATGCACGGTTTTATCCATATTTCCCGTAACGGGCTGGCCGAAGCGGTCCACCTGCCCCTGTTTTACGATCTCATTGCTGAATAGCATATAAAACGCGTTGACGCCTAAGGAATACCATTTGCCCACATATGAGGTTCCGGCCTCCAGGTCGTTCATCGTTTCAGGCTTGACCAGTGGATTTGAAAAATCATATGCTCCCGCAGCGGTCCTTGCAAACTGCGG is a genomic window of Ignavibacteria bacterium containing:
- a CDS encoding TonB-dependent receptor, whose translation is LIRAQVENRQYGWIPRLRIDHGTGELVLGAEFRQHSSLHWGAINYADNLPDGVDKNYRYYQYRGGKDIFNVFAHESYNFSPRMNLLAELQLAYFKYRLYDEKYLGNDFKIEDVFLNPRLGFNYKLSTEENIYLTAARVSREPRLVNYYDAAESSGGSEPQFARTAAGAYDFSNPLVKPETMNDLEAGTSYVGKWYSLGVNAFYMLFSNEIVKQGQVDRFGQPVTGNMDKTVHSGVELNGVVKLNGNLEFALTGTYSKNHISSGKTFITYTDPATGEETVASLKLDGNRISGFPDVLLNGSLKLTLGGLTSVITGRYVGKYYSDNYDKNLGSYLAAYPGFNSYSDNVVEAYFAADLFMSYEVKMPEASNTLKVSARLNNIFDTLYASYAIGGEFFPAAERNFIVGLQLGL